In the Rhizobium sp. SSA_523 genome, CTTCGATATCCGTCGCGCGATGTTCTCGCATCTGCAACGCGTCTCGCTGTCATTCATGGACAAGACCGAGGTCGGACGCCTCATGTCGCGGCTGCAGGGCGATGTCAATTCCATGCAGGAATTCCTGGAAACTTCCGTCCTTTCCGTCGGCGATATCACGCTTCTGATCGGCATCGTCGCGGTGATGCTCTATCTCGATTTCTACCTGGGTCTTCTCACTTTGTCGGCCCTGCCCATTCTCTTCATCGTCCGGATCTTTTGGCTGCCGGTGGCGCGCAAATCCTTCATGGCCGCACATGAATCGAATTCGGTTGCCAGCGGCGCTTTGGCCGAAGCCATACATGGCGTGCGCGCCGTGCAGGGAATGGACAGGCAGGCGGTGAATTTTACCCTGTTCGACGACAAGGCACGGACCAACCTCGTCAACCATCTCAAGGCGGCCCGTCTGGCGCAGATCATGATCCCCATTGTCGACACGCTGACGGGGATTGCCATGGCCCTCGTTATTGTCGTGGGCGGTGCGCGTGTGCTGGGCCAGGCGCTGGATATCGGCGTCATGATTGCCTTTCTCTTCTACATCCAGCGGTTTTTCGATCCGATCCGCTCGCTGACCCTGCAATATTCGGTCATGCAGCGCGCCATGGCCTCGGGCCAGCGGCTGACGGATGTGCTGGATGTTCGGGTCGATATCACCGACAAGGAGAATGCCACCGAATTGTCGCCCGCCATGGATGGATCGGTCGAATTCCGCAATGTGGTCTTCGGTTACAATCCGAAGCATCCGGTTCTCAAGAATGTCAGCTTCAAGGTCAATCCGGGGGAGACCGTGGCTCTTGTCGGACCCACCGGCTCCGGCAAATCAAGCTGCATGTCCCTGATCCACCGCTTCTATGAAGTCCAGCAGGGTGCCGTTCTGGTGGGTGGCCATGACGTGCGCGACCTCACCCAGGATTCCCTTGGCCGGCAGATCGCGATGGTGCTGCAGGAGCCCTTCCTGTTCACCGGAACCGTCTTTGAGAATATTCGCTATCACAAGACGGATGCGACGCGCGACCAGGTCATCGAAGCTGCCAAGGCCGTCGGGGCGCATGACTTCATCCTGCGCATGCCGGATGGCTATGACAGCCTGCTTGGCCAGCGCGGCGGCAATCTCTCCCTCGGCCAGCGCCAATTGATCAGTTTTGCGCGCGCCCTGGTGGCGGATGCCAAGATCCTGGTGCTGGACGAAGCGACCGCCAATATAGACAGCTATACGGAAATGCTGATCCAGAAGGCGCTGGTCAAGCTTCTGGAAGGCCGGACCGGGCTGGTGATTGCCCACCGCCTTGCCACTATTCGCGAAGCCGACCGCATTATCGTTCTTCAAAATGGCGAACTGATCGAGAGCGGCAATCATGCCGAGCTGATGGCCAATGGCAAGCTCTATTCCCGGCTTTACAATCTGAACTATGCGTCCTTCGACGATATACCCGACACCATCGTGGAGGATGCCCTTAGCCCCTCCTCCACCTGAGCCCTTCTTCTCGCGCAATCGAAAGCGGCAGCACGGGCTGAGGCCCACGCCCGGCGCCATGACCGGAACCTTGTCCTCGCGCCCTCGTTGTTTCGTCGACGCTAAAAGGAGTTGCCGATGGACAGAGACAGAAATGCACAGCGCGCCGTGGGCGAAGAACAGGCCCCGGATCATCCCCGCCAGGGCGTCATCCCGGCTGGGCCCGATGCCCGTGCCAAGGTCGATCCGGAAAAGACGCCGGGGGCCGGTGCCCTTCCCGATCCGGATACGAAGGATATCGATCCGGGTTCGGAATAAGTCCGAGCCTGGATGGCAGGCTGGACCAGACCGGACCGCTAGCCGGATGCGGATGTGACGATAGACCCGGTCGGCCCTTTCAGGCCGGCCGGGTTTTCCTGTAGGAAACCGCGCTGATCCTCGGCGTGAAGCGGCAGCATCGATGATCGACCTGCGGCGGCTTGACGCTTGCCGTCGCGCCTGTTCTGGTTCTATACGACAGTCCAAGACGAGCCTGCAGCATGGATCCTGGACGCCTCCTGGATGCCCCCCTGGGAGCCCCCTGGGAGGCCCTGGAAGTCAGTGCACCGGCTTGCCGTCAGCGGGATTGCGTGCAACAGCTTCCCCAACGAGGACGACGGATCGATGACTGGCGAAACCATCACGCTTTATGAGGCAATCGGCGGGGACGAGACGGTGCGGGCCCTGACCCGCCGGTTCTACGCACTCATGGACAGCCTGCCGGAAGCCGCGCGCTGCCGCGCCGTTCATCCGGCCGACCTCTCCGGCAGCGAAGCCAAGCTCTACGACTACCTTACCGGCTATCTCGGCGGCCCTCCCGTCTATGTCGAAAAATATGGGCATCCACGGCTGCGCTCCCGTCATTTCATGGCGTCGATCGGCGTCAGGGAACGGGATGAATGGCTGCTCTGTTTCTCGCAGGCCATGGCGGAAACCATCGACAACCCGAAGCTTCGGGACATCATCTGGGCGCCGATCGAGCGCCTGGCGCACCATATGCAGAACCGGGAGGAGCAGGCATGAGAAGCCCGACCATTCGCTCTGCCATCCTCATTCTGGCCGGCATTATCGGCGCCTCCGGCGTCGGCCTCGCGGCAGCGGCCAGCCATGGCAGCGATGCCCGCCTGCTTGGCTCCGCCTCTGCAATGTGCCTGGCGCATGCGCCTGTTCTGATGGGGCTTTATCTCTTGAGCGAACGGCAGAGACTGGCCACAGTCGCGGCCGGCCTTCTGGCTGCCGGCACGATCGTCTTTTCGACGGATCTGCTGCTACGCCATTTCGAAGCCACAAGCCTGTTTCCAATGGCCGCGCCCGCCGGCGGAATGGCAATGATCCTTGGCTGGCTCCTGGTGGCACTGTGCGGGGTCTTTGCGGCCAGAGCCGGCAACCACCGGTCCCCCTGACGTTCCCGTTTCTCCGGTCTTTCGTCTAGTCTGTCCCTCCGTCCTGTTGCTCCCGTCTATCCGCTGCCATTCCCGGCCTCGGCAACGGTGAAGCGGCAGCGGCCCTTGGCCAGGCGGCTTTCCCAAAGGTCGCCTCTTGCGCAAGGCGGCTATTGCCTCAATGATGGGATTGGCAACAGGGGGATGCTGCCGTGGATGTCAATGCCAGTGATGTTGCCGGGTCGGATCTTCAGGGCTCGCCCTTGCGGTTTCCCGCCACGGATGGCTATGCGCTAGGAGGTTTTCTCTGGTGCAGGGAACAGTTGTCGGACCAGCGCCCGACCGTCATCATCACCTGTGCCACATCCGTGCGCTCGCGCTATTATGCGCGCTTCGCCGCCTATCTGTTCCAGAACGGCTTCAACGTCCTTACCTATGACTATCGCGGCATCGGCGAGTCGCGGCCGCAGAGCCTGCGCGGATTTGCAGCGGACTGGATCGACTGGGGGGAGAAGGATCTGGAAGGCGCATTGCGATATGTCGAAACGCGCTTTCCCGGGGCTCCCGTCTCTGTCGTCGGTCACTCGATCGGCGGCTTCGCCATCGGCGCGGCGCCGTCCAATGCGGCGATCGAACGCATCCTGACCGTGGGTGCGCAATTTGCCTATTGGCGGGACTATGCGCCCCAGGCCCGGCTGGCAATGCTTTGGAAATGGCATGTCCTTATGCCGCTGGTCACGCAGCTGCTGGGCTATTTTCCAGCCAAGCGGCTGGGATGGATGGAGGACACGCCGGCTGGCGTCGCCATGGGATGGAGCAGGATGGGCCCGCGCTTCGAAACCTCGCTGCGGCGGCGGCCGCTCGGCGCTGATCGCAGGCCGGAGGGCATGGCTTTGCCGCCACGCTTTGCGCAAGTCAGGGCGCCGATCCTGGCTATCGGACTTTCAGATGATGCCTATGGCACGGTGCCTGCCATCAGGCGGCTTCTTTCCTATTTCCCTCGCACGCGCCGTCTTCACCTGCATCTCGGGCCCGAAGACTTTGGGCAGGCCCAGATCGGGCATTTCGCCTTTTTTCATGACCGTTTCCGCGACAGTCTCTGGCCCATTGCCCTGAGCTGGCTAAAACAGGGTGAGGTCATGCCCAAGCTCCATCACAGCCTGGAAGAAATTCCTCCGGCCTGACCGGCATCTTGCCCAAAACTCCCATTGATCCGCACCGACGCTGAAGCAGGCGAATGCGGTTGCGCTTGTCGCTCGCGGATTGTATGGAAGTGTCTACGATTTGTAAGAAGGATCGGTTCGCATGCGGGCTCAGGCGGAGAGCATGGCGCACAAGGTGGAGCGGCAATTGCGGGCGGATATCCTGGCGCTCGCTTTGCCGCCTGGGACACGCATTTCCGAGCAGGAGATCGGCGAACGCTATGGCTCCTCACGCCAGCCCGGCCGCGAGGCGTTGATCGGGCTTGCCAAGAGCCGGCTGGTCGAGATCCTGCCTCAGCGCGGCGCAGTGATCGCCCGCATTTCCGTCGATAAGCTGATGCAGGCGGCGTTCATTCGCGAGACGATCGAAACCGCCGTCGTGAAGGCGGCCTGCCGTGTCTTTCACGTCCAGGCCCGCAGCCGGCTGGAGGCGAGCCTGGGCGAGCAGAAGAGGGCGGCAGCGGCGGGAGACAGGAGCGCCTTTCGCCAGGCCGACACCGCCTTCCATAAACTATTGGCCGAGGGCGCCGGTCTGCCTATGGCCTGGTCGGTGGTGGAGGACCTGAAGGCGCATATCGACCGGGCCTGCTGCCTTTCGCTGCAGGCGCCGGACGCGCTGTCCCGCCTTGTCGGCGAGCACCAGGCCATTCTCGGTGCTATCGATCGCCGCGATGAGGCGGGTGCCGTCCACTCCATGACCAGCCACCTGTCGGAATTGCTGCACGACCTGCCTCAGCTCGAAATGCAATATCCCGATCTTTTTGAATGACGACCCAAGGGAGAAGCCATCATGTCAACGACCATCGAGACCCGGCACGCGGTGCATTACAGCCAGTCGGAGGCGATGAACGGCGCACAGCTGCGCGAGAATTTCATGGTGGAGACGCTGTTCGCGCCCGGGGACATATACGCGGTCTATACCCATTACGACCGGATGCTGCTGCTCGGCATCATGCCGACGGCAGCGCCCCTCTCGATCGGAGCGGATCTGGCCAAGACTGTCGGTACCGATTTCCTGCTCGAGCGGCGCGAGCTTGGTCTCATCAATATCGGCGGCAAAGGCCGGGTGGTGGCCGATGGCACAGCCTACGAGCTGGATCAACAGGATGGCCTCTACCTTGGCATGGGCGTGCGTGACATCACCTTCGAGAGCATCGACCCGAACCAGCCCGCGAAATTCTACATCAACAGCGTCCCTGCCCATTCGAGCTTTCCCTCGCGCCCCATCACGAAGGCCGATGCAATCGAGAACAATCTGGGCGATCAGGCGAATTGCAACAAGCGCAAGCTCTACCAATATATCCACCCGAAGGTTCTGCCCACCTGCCAGCTCCTGATGGGCCTCACGCGGCTTGAGACCGGCAGCGTCTGGAACACGATGCCGGCCCATCTGCATGACCGCCGGATGGAAGCCTATCTCTATTTCGAAATTCCCGAAAACGCCTTCGTCGTGCATCTGATGGGCCGCCCGCAGGCCACCGGCCATCTCATCATGCGCAGCGAACAGGCCGTCCTCTCGCCGCCCTGGTCCATCCATTGCGGATCCGGCACCAGCGCCTATGCCTTCATCTGGAGCATGGCCGGCGACAACCAGTCCTTCACCGACATGGACTTCGTGCCCATGACGGACCTCAAGTGAGGGGGCGGACCATGTCTCTCCAGGCCATGTCTCTCTTCGATCTGACGGGAAAGCGGGCGCTGATCACCGGCGCGCGCACCGGCCTTGGCCAAGGCCTTGCCCTGGCGCTTGCGGGCGCCGGAGCCGATATCATCGCGCTGGGCTCGCAACCCATGCCGCAAACCAGAGCGGCGGTGGAAACGACCGGCCGGAGCTTCGAGGAAGTCATCTATGACCTCAAGGATCCCTCCGGCCTGGATGCTGTGGTTCAGGCCCTGACGGAAAAGGGGACGATCGACATTCTCGTGAACAATGCCGGCCAGATCCGCCGCGCCGATTTCGCCCAGTTCTCGGAGTCTGACTGGGACGACATCATGAACATCAACCTCAAGAGCACCTTCATCCTGTCACAGGCCGTGGTTCGACACATGCTGGAGAAAGGGATCGCCGGGCGGATCGTCAATATTGCCTCGCTCCTGTCCTTCCAGGGCGGAATCCGCGTCGCATCCTACACGTCGAGCAAACACGCCGTGGCCGGGCTGACGAAACTCATGGCCAATGAACTGGCTCCGCGCGGCATCACGGTCAATGCCATCGCGCCCGGTTACATGGATACCGACAATACAGAAGCCCTTCGCAACGATCCCGAGCGCAGCCGCGCCATCCTCGAGAGGATACCGGCCGGCCGCTGGGGAAAGCCGTCGGACCTGGACACCGCCGTGCTTTTCTTCGCCGCGCCGGCCAGTAGCTATGTCACCGGCCAGATTCTGGCCATCGATGGTGGATGGCTCGCCCGGTAAGGCACATCAATGCTGCCCGCCTCGCACGCCGGGCAGCATTCATGATTAATGCGAGAGTTCGGCCGCACGCGCCAGGGCGGCCGACAATCCCGCGAGCGGAATGCGCATCGAGACCGGCTCGCGGAATGAGAGGGTTTCCGCCTTCACCGTTAGAATGGCCGCCGGCGTCTCCGCTGCGTCCGTCAGCGCGGTCACCACCTCCCGGGATAAACGCAGCGGCACGATGCAGCCGCCGGGAAGGCAGGTCGAGAAGGCGAAGGTCAGCGGTTGAGACAGGCCGGTGCCTGTTATCTGAACACCTTTGGCAAGCGCGAGGCCGAAGGGCAGGAGAAGCGCGCCCTCGACCTCTCCGAGGTGGAGAGGGCGAAGCTCCGCCGACAGCATGGGTTTGCCACTTTGCG is a window encoding:
- a CDS encoding GntR family transcriptional regulator codes for the protein MRAQAESMAHKVERQLRADILALALPPGTRISEQEIGERYGSSRQPGREALIGLAKSRLVEILPQRGAVIARISVDKLMQAAFIRETIETAVVKAACRVFHVQARSRLEASLGEQKRAAAAGDRSAFRQADTAFHKLLAEGAGLPMAWSVVEDLKAHIDRACCLSLQAPDALSRLVGEHQAILGAIDRRDEAGAVHSMTSHLSELLHDLPQLEMQYPDLFE
- a CDS encoding ABC transporter ATP-binding protein, whose amino-acid sequence is MAEEMETERADVREDGRRPPRAVVGSHRIEEEIFGKVFDRNIIARIWDFVRPYRRKVFLAVVAVLAFTAMQLLIPLIIRYAIDHGMQPGGDRSALLYALIAFGIAILVNFAASFAQETLVGNVAEDVLFDIRRAMFSHLQRVSLSFMDKTEVGRLMSRLQGDVNSMQEFLETSVLSVGDITLLIGIVAVMLYLDFYLGLLTLSALPILFIVRIFWLPVARKSFMAAHESNSVASGALAEAIHGVRAVQGMDRQAVNFTLFDDKARTNLVNHLKAARLAQIMIPIVDTLTGIAMALVIVVGGARVLGQALDIGVMIAFLFYIQRFFDPIRSLTLQYSVMQRAMASGQRLTDVLDVRVDITDKENATELSPAMDGSVEFRNVVFGYNPKHPVLKNVSFKVNPGETVALVGPTGSGKSSCMSLIHRFYEVQQGAVLVGGHDVRDLTQDSLGRQIAMVLQEPFLFTGTVFENIRYHKTDATRDQVIEAAKAVGAHDFILRMPDGYDSLLGQRGGNLSLGQRQLISFARALVADAKILVLDEATANIDSYTEMLIQKALVKLLEGRTGLVIAHRLATIREADRIIVLQNGELIESGNHAELMANGKLYSRLYNLNYASFDDIPDTIVEDALSPSST
- the kduD gene encoding 2-dehydro-3-deoxy-D-gluconate 5-dehydrogenase KduD — encoded protein: MSLQAMSLFDLTGKRALITGARTGLGQGLALALAGAGADIIALGSQPMPQTRAAVETTGRSFEEVIYDLKDPSGLDAVVQALTEKGTIDILVNNAGQIRRADFAQFSESDWDDIMNINLKSTFILSQAVVRHMLEKGIAGRIVNIASLLSFQGGIRVASYTSSKHAVAGLTKLMANELAPRGITVNAIAPGYMDTDNTEALRNDPERSRAILERIPAGRWGKPSDLDTAVLFFAAPASSYVTGQILAIDGGWLAR
- a CDS encoding invasion associated locus B family protein — encoded protein: MTTRTGFSILSSAAALKRRRSGIGRMLSRLRRGRIGLAEIGLRPRNPNKARLREASSISLLAMACLVAPLSCHRLSAAQLPGGTGSFFEPHGQWTVACRGQNGVVGCVLSQVQTDPQSGKPMLSAELRPLHLGEVEGALLLPFGLALAKGVQITGTGLSQPLTFAFSTCLPGGCIVPLRLSREVVTALTDAAETPAAILTVKAETLSFREPVSMRIPLAGLSAALARAAELSH
- the kduI gene encoding 5-dehydro-4-deoxy-D-glucuronate isomerase yields the protein MSTTIETRHAVHYSQSEAMNGAQLRENFMVETLFAPGDIYAVYTHYDRMLLLGIMPTAAPLSIGADLAKTVGTDFLLERRELGLINIGGKGRVVADGTAYELDQQDGLYLGMGVRDITFESIDPNQPAKFYINSVPAHSSFPSRPITKADAIENNLGDQANCNKRKLYQYIHPKVLPTCQLLMGLTRLETGSVWNTMPAHLHDRRMEAYLYFEIPENAFVVHLMGRPQATGHLIMRSEQAVLSPPWSIHCGSGTSAYAFIWSMAGDNQSFTDMDFVPMTDLK
- a CDS encoding alpha/beta fold hydrolase, with amino-acid sequence MDVNASDVAGSDLQGSPLRFPATDGYALGGFLWCREQLSDQRPTVIITCATSVRSRYYARFAAYLFQNGFNVLTYDYRGIGESRPQSLRGFAADWIDWGEKDLEGALRYVETRFPGAPVSVVGHSIGGFAIGAAPSNAAIERILTVGAQFAYWRDYAPQARLAMLWKWHVLMPLVTQLLGYFPAKRLGWMEDTPAGVAMGWSRMGPRFETSLRRRPLGADRRPEGMALPPRFAQVRAPILAIGLSDDAYGTVPAIRRLLSYFPRTRRLHLHLGPEDFGQAQIGHFAFFHDRFRDSLWPIALSWLKQGEVMPKLHHSLEEIPPA
- a CDS encoding globin, with product MTGETITLYEAIGGDETVRALTRRFYALMDSLPEAARCRAVHPADLSGSEAKLYDYLTGYLGGPPVYVEKYGHPRLRSRHFMASIGVRERDEWLLCFSQAMAETIDNPKLRDIIWAPIERLAHHMQNREEQA
- a CDS encoding DUF423 domain-containing protein translates to MRSPTIRSAILILAGIIGASGVGLAAAASHGSDARLLGSASAMCLAHAPVLMGLYLLSERQRLATVAAGLLAAGTIVFSTDLLLRHFEATSLFPMAAPAGGMAMILGWLLVALCGVFAARAGNHRSP